The following is a genomic window from Solanum lycopersicum chromosome 6, SLM_r2.1.
ttgtgctgcacaaaggcgatgatggcattccatgcccggtGTCgctcaatcgtgtgtgctgcccaaacgcaatgatggcatgcgatgctcgacatcgttcgaccgtgtgtgctgtttatatgcggtgatggcatgtcactctcgacatcgttcaaccgtgtgtgctgcccaaaggcgatgatggcatgccccacccgacgtcgttcgacctagtgtgctgtccaaaggcggtgatggcatgtcatgcctaacgtcgttcgTTTGTGTTTACCattcaagggatatgatggcaggccacgcccaacattgccgaccgtgtgtgtagtctaagggcggtgatgtcatgccacgcccgacgttgttcgaccgtgtgtatagtccaagggcggtgatgtcatgccacaccctaggtcgttcgaccgtttgtgctgcccaaaggcgatgataacatgccacgcccaacgtcgtttgaccggttgtgctgcccaaaggcgatgatggcatgccatgcccgactttgttcgaccgtgtgtgctgtccaatagcggGATAACTTGTCACACCCGAAATCGTTCgcccgtgtgtgctatccataggcggtgatgtcatgccacgcccgacgacattcgaccgtatgtgcttcccataggtgatgatggcttgccacgcctgacgtcgttcaaccgtgtgtgttgtccaaaggcggtgatgtcatgcaacacccaacgttgccaaccgtgtgtgcagtcctagggtggtgatgtcatgccacgcccgatgtcgtcctaccgttcgaccgtttgtgctgcaccaaggcgatgatggcatgccacgcccgatgttgctctatcgtgtgtgctgccaaacgtgatgatggcatgccacgcccgaaatccttcgaccgtgtgtgctgtctataTGCGGTGAAGGCATGTCACGcacgacatcgttcgactgtgtgtgctgcccaaaggcgatgatggcatgccccgcccgatgttgttcgaccgtgtgtgctgtctaagggcgatgatgtcatgccacgctcgacgtcgtccaaccgtgcgtgcagtccaaggtctgtgatgtcatgccacgcctgacgtcgttcgaccatttgtgcttcccaaaggcgatgatggcatgccacgcccgacgttgttctactgtgtgtgctgcccaaacgcgataatggcatgctatgcctgacatcgtttgactgtgtgtgctgtccaaaggcagtgatggcatgtcacgcctgacatcgttcgatcgtttgtgctgccaaaacatgatgatggcacgccatgcctgatgtcgttcgaccgtgtgtgctgtccaaatgcagTGATGaaatgtcacgcttgacgttgttcgatcgtgtttgccattcaagggcggtgatgtcatgccacgcccaacgtcgttcgaccatgcatgcagcccaagggcggtgatgtcatgccacgcaagacgtcgttcgaccgtttgtgctgcccaaaggcgatgatggcatgccacgcctgacgtcgttcgatcgtgtgtgctgcccaaacgcgatgatggcatgccatgcccgacatcgtttgaccatatgtgctgtctaaaggcagtgatggaatgtcacacccaacgtggttcgaccgtgtgtgctgtccaaaggcgttgatgttatgccacgcccgacgtcgttccaccatctatgctgtccaaaggcgatgatgtcatgccaccccgatgtcgttcgaccatgtgtgcttcccaaaggcggtgatggcatgtcatgcatgatgtcgttcgaccgtgtatgcagttccaaggcggtgatgtcatgccacgcccgacgtcgtccaaccgtgcgtgccgtccaagggcggcgatgtcattccacgcgcgatgtcgttcgactgtgtgttgtccaagggcggtgatttcatgccacgcccggcgtcgtCGGAACGTGCGTACagtcttagggcggtgatgtcatgccacggtcGATTAAcatcgaccgtttgtgctgcccaaatatgatgatggcatgccacgcccgacgttgttcgaccgtgtgtgctgcccaaaggcgatgatggcatgacgactgatgtcgttcaactgtatgtgctgtccataggcggtgatggcatgtcacgctcgatgtcgttcgaccgtgtgtgctgtccaagggcggtgatatcatgccatgcccgacgttgttaatcgtgtgtgttgtccaagggctgtgatgtcatgccatgcccgacgtcgttcgatcgtgcgtgcattccaagggcagtgatggcatgtcacacccgacatcgtccgaccgtgtgtgttgtccaagggcggtgattacatgccatgcctgatgttaccgaccgtgtgtgctgtccaaggttggTGATATCATGGCACGCcggacgtggttcgaccgtgcTTGTACTCCAAATGTCGtggtgtcatgccacgctcgacatcgttagaccgtgtgtgcagtccaagggcggtaatgtgaTGCCACACTTGAtgtcgtacgaccgtgtgtgcttcccaaatgtgatgatggcatgccacgcctgatgtcattcaaccgtgtgtgttatccaaaggcggttatgtcatgctatgcctgatgtcgtccgaccgtgcgtgccgtccaagagcggtgatgtcatgctacacccgacgtcattcgaccgtgtgtgctgtcctaggtcggtgatgtcatgccatgcccgacatcgtccgaccctGCATGCAATCAtatgaccgtttgtgctacccaaaggcgatgatagcatgccacgcccaatgtcatttgACTAgttgtgctgcccataggcgatgatggcatgccatgcctgacttcgttcgaccgtgtgtgttgtccaatggcagGATGGCTTgtcatgcttgacgtcgttcgaccgtgtgtgctgtccaaaggcggtgatgtcatgcaacaccttacgtcgttcgaccgtgtttgccgtccaagggctatgatggcatgccacgcccgacgtcattcgactgtatGTGCTTCCCATAAgtgatgatggcttgccacgcctgacgtcattcaaccgtgtgtgctgtccaaaggcagtgatgtcatgccacacccaacgttgccgaccgtgtgtacagtcctagggtagtgatgtcatgccatgctcgacgtcgtccgactgttcgaccgtttgtgatgcacaaaggcgatgatggcattccatgcccagTGTcgctcgatcgtgtgtgctgcccaaacgcgatgatggcatgccacgcccgaaatccttcgaccgtgtgtgctgtctataTGCGGTGAAGGCATGTCACGcacgacatcgttcgatcgtgtgtgctgcccaaaggcgatgatggcatgccccgcccgatgttgttcgaccgtgtgtgctgtctaagggcgatgatgtcatgccatgcccgacgtcgtccaaccgtgcgtgtagtccaaggtctgtgatgtcatgccacgcctgacatcattcgaccatttgtgcttcccaaaggcgatgatggcatgccacgccagacgtcgttcgaccgtgtgtgctgcccaaacgcgataatggcatgctatgcccgacatcgtttgactgtgtgtgctgtccaaaggtagtgatggcatgtcacgcccgacatcgttcgatcgtttgtgctgccaaaacatgatgatggcacgccatgcctgatgtcgttcgaccgtgtgtgctgtccaaatgcagTGATGaaatgtcacgcttgacgttgttcgatcgtgtttgccatccaagggcggtgatgtcatgccacgcccaacgtcgttcgaccatgcatgcagcccaagggcggtgatgtcatgccacgcaagacgtcgttcgaccgtttgtgctgcccaaaggcgatgatggcatgccacgcccgacgtcgttcgatcgtgtgtgctgcccaaacgcgatgatggcatgccatgcccgacatcgtttgaccatgtgtgctgtctaaaggcagtgatggaatgtcacacccgacatggttcgaccgtgtgtgctgtccaaaggcgttgatgttatgccacgcccgacgtcgttccaccatctatgctgtccaaaggtgatgatgtcatgccaccccgatgtcgttcgaccatgtgtgcttcccaaaggcggtgatggcatgtcatgcatgatgtcgttcgaccgtgtgtgctgttccaaggcggtgatgtcatgccacgcccgacgtcgtccaaccgtgcgtgccgtccaagggcggtgatgtcattcaacgcgcgatgtcgttcgactgtgtgttgtccaagggcggtgatttcatgccacgcccggcgtcgtCGGAACGTGCGTACagtcttagggcggtgatgtcatgccacggtcGATGTTaatcgaccgtttgtgctgcccaaatatgatgatggcatgccacgcccgacgttgttcgaccgtgtgtgctgcccaaaggcgatgatggcatgacgaccgatgtcgttcaactgtatgtgctgtccataggcggtgatggcatgtcacgctcgatgtcgttcgaccgtgtgtgctgtccaagggcggtgatatcatgccacgcccgacgttgttaatcgtgtgtgttgtccaagggctgtgatgtcatgccatgcccgacgtcgttcgatcgtgcgtgcattccaagggctgtgattgcatgtcacacccgacatcgtccgaccgtgtgtgttgtccaagggcggtgattacatgccatgcctgatgttaccgaccgtgtgtgctgtccaaggttggTGATATCATggcacgccggacgtcgttcgaccgtgcgtgtacTCCAAATGTCGtggtgtcatgccacgctcgacatcgttagaccgtgtgtgcagtccaagggcggtaatgtgaTGCCACACTTGAtgtcgtacgaccgtgtgtgcttcccaaatgtgatgatggcatgccacacctgatgtcattcaaccgtgtgtgttatccaaaggcggttatgtcatgctatgcctgatgtcgtccgaccgtgcgtgccgtccaagagcggtgatgtcatgctacacccgacgtcattcgaccgtgtgtgctgtcctaggtcggtgatgtcatgccatgcccgacatcgtccgaccctGCATGCAATCAtatgaccgtttgtgctacccaaaggcgatgatagcatgccacgcccaatgtcatttgACTAgttgtgctgcccataggcgatgatggcatgccatgcctgacttcgttcgaccgtgtgtgttgtccaatggcagGATGGCTtgtcatgctcgacgtcgttcgaccgtgtgtgctgtccaaaggcagtgatgtcatgcaacaccttatgtcgttcgaccgtgtttgccgtccaagggctatgatggcatgccacgcccgacgtcattcgactgtatGTGCTTCCCATAAgtgatgatggcttgccacgcctgacgtcattcaaccgtgtgtgctgtccaaaggcagtgatgtcatgccacacccaacattgccgaccgtgtgtacagtcctagggtggtgatgtcatgccacgcccgacgtcgtccgactgttcgaccgtttgtgctgcacaaaagcgatgatggcattccatgcccggtgtcgctcgatcgtgtgtgctgcccaaacgcaatgatggcatgcgatgctcgacatcgttcgaccgtgtgtgctgtttatatgcggtgatggcatgtcactctcgacatcgttcgaccgtgtgtgctgcccaaaggcgatgatggcatgccccacccgacgtcgttcgaccgtgtgtgctgtccaaaggcggtgatggcatgtcatgcctaacgtcgttcgTTTGTGTTtaccgttcaagggctatgatggcatgccacgcccaacattgccgaccgtgtgtgtagtctaagggcggtgatgtcatgccacgcccgacgttgttcgaccgtgtgtatagtccaagggcggtgatgtaatgccacgctcaatgttgTTCGACAgtttttgctgcccaaaggcgatgatggcatgccacgcctgacatcgttcaaccgGGTGTGCTGCAAACAGCGATGAtcacatgccacacccgacgttgttccaccgtatgtgctttccaaagaaggtgatggcatgtcacgcccgacgtagttcgaccgtgtgtgttatccaaaggtggtgatgtcatgctacactccacgtcgttcgaccgtgtgtgctgctcaaaggcgatgatggcatgccacgcccgacgttgttcgactgtgtgtgctgtccaaaggcggtgatggcaacTCACGCCTGACGTCGGTCGACCTTGTttaccgtccaagggctatgatggcttgcaacgcccgacatcatccgattgTGTGAACTAGTCCAAAAGCGATGGTTGCAaaccacacctgacgtcgtttgaccgtgtgtgctgcccaaaggtaatgaCGGCTTGCTACGCCCAACGACGTTTGACAGTTTGTGCTGTCAAAAGACGGTGATGGCgaatcacgcccgacgtcgtttgaccgtgtgtgctatccaaaggctgtgttgtcattccatgcccgatgtctttcgaccatgtgtgctgcccaaaggcgatgatgacatgccacgcccgattttttttggccgtgtgtgctgtccaaagacggtgatggcatgtcatgcctgacgtcgtttgaccgtgtttgccgtccaagggctatgatggcatgccacgcccgacgtcgttcagctgtgtgtgctgcccaaaggcgatgatggcatgccaagcccgacgtcgttcgaccgtgtgtgctgttcaagggaggtgatgttatgccacacccgacgttgctgaccgtgtgtgatgtccaagggtggtgatgtcatgccacgctagacgttgccgatcgtgtgtgctgtccaagggcaatgatgtcatgccacgccctacgtcgttcgaccatgtgtggtgtccaaaggcggtgatgtcatgccacgcctaacatcgtcggaccatgcgtgcagtcttagggcggtgatgtcatgccacgcccgacgttatttgatcgtttgtgctgcccaaatacgaagatggcatgccacgcctgacgtcgttcgaccgtgtgtgctgcccaaagtcgatgagggcatgccatgcccgacgtcgttcaaccttaagtgctgtccaaaggcggtgatggcatgcgcgcccgacatcgtttgaccgtgtgtgctgtccaagggcggtaacgtcatgccacgcctgacgttgttagtccgtttgtgctgccctaacgcgatgatggcatgtcacgcccaacgtcgtttgactgtgtgtgctgtccaaaggcggtgatgtcatgccacggccgacgttgtCCTACTGTGCGTGtcgtccaagggtggtgatgtcatgccatgctcgatgtcgttcgaccgtgtgtgttttccaagggcgttgatgtcatgccgcgcctgacgtcgttcaaccatatGTGATGTCTAAAGGTGATGaaggcatgtcatgcccgacgtcgtccaaccgtgtgtgttgtccaagggaggtgagatcatgccacgccctacgttgtcgaccgtgcatgtagtccaagagcggtgatgtcataccacgcccatcgtcgttcgactgtctgtgctgccaaaaggcgatgatggcatgccagacccgatgtcgttcgaccgtttgtgctgtccaaaggcgtcactcctgatgtcgttcaatcgtgtgtgctgtcacaaggcggtgattgcatgtcacgcccaacgtcgttcgaccgtgtgtgatgtccaaaggcggtgatgtcatgccacgcccgatgttgtttgaccgtgtgtgctgcccaaaggcgatgatggcatgccacgtacgATGTTGTTCAACCGTTTCTactttccaaaggcggtaatagcatatcatgcctgacgtcgtttgatcgtgtttgccgttcaagggctatgatggcatgccacatgaaacgtcgttggaccgtgtgtgctgcccaaaggtgatgatggcatgccacgcccgatgtcgtttgaccgtgtgtgctgtccaccgacggtgatggcatgtcacgctcgatgtcgttcgaccgtgtgtgctgtcaaaaggcggtgatatcatgccacgccggatgtttttcgatcgtgtgtgctgcccaaaggcgataatggcatgcaacgcccaacatCGTACCaatgtgtgtgatgtccaaaggcggggATGGCATGTCGGGcgtgacgtcattcgaccgtgtttgtcgtccaaggtgTGACGTCCCGCCATCCATTTAGGCTGAACGCCACCCAACTAGGCAGCCAGGAGGCGCATCAGGCGCAAGGGGGCAGGCTGACCATGCGGGCCAGCAGCAGGTGAAGAGACAGCCGTTACAACAGTTTCAGCTGTTACGGCAGTTACAGCCGTTACAACTGTTACACTTGGTAGTGGGGCGGCAGTTTCAGGAGTTTCAAGCCTTTGGGAGGCTTGTGCAGATCATGGGGCAGACTAGAAGCatctaggagtcctttttggaagacttagaagcttgTCTTGTAGGCATACTCTTAGGAACTTGTATAGTGTAGCATTTACTATCTCTTAGGCATTAGAGTATTATAAATAGtagttcattttacttgtaaagcatccaatcatttttcaagtaatagaagttccttcttccaaaTTTCTGtctacttcttattttcttagcgatccgagttttaggcttacttgagtttgcaAGAACGTGCAAGAATCGTGAGTAAACCGTCAAGTGTCGCACGGAGTATTGTCCGAATCAAAAAGTCTGTGACAATTGGTATTAGAGCAGGTTCATCGTAAGAGAATGACGAACGAAGGAGACGGAAGCGACGCTAGCAACACCCCCAACATTCAGGTGggaaagaagaacaagaaagggaagaagcAGCAGCAAAAGGGAAATGATCCCAATCTGCCTATTCTGCCCGATCTTCCACCTACTAATCCACCACCAACAAATCTTCCATCAGGCAGTCTACCACCAGGTGGTCAGCGATCAGGCAGTCTGCCACCAGGCGGCCAGCCCTCAGGCAGTCTGCCACCAGGCGGCCAGCCATGGCAGTCTGCCACCAGGCGGTCTTCCAACAGATGAGTTACCATCAAATGTTCCTCCACCAAGCGACGGACCAACATCTTTCAAGCATAATGTTGTCGATGAGAGTGACGGCGATGACAGCGAAGAAACTATCGACGTCACTGTGGGACATGAATGGCTTGCCAGCGTTGAAAGGGCAAGGCCAACTGTTGAGATTTTAGGCCAGCGCTTGAATGGGTTGGACAGCGATGTCAAAGACCTTGAAGAGAACTCCCTTGAGGAAGTTGAAGCCATTCAGAAGGAGTTGGATCTACGCAAGCGGTCTGAATTAGAGATGAAGGAAACCATTACTTCCTTGGAGTTCAGGTTCATGGACGCCCTTACGACGATCCAGACGCTGAAGAACAAGGTTGAGGCCCTCGAAGAAGAGAGGGAGGTTGGAGCAACAACATCACTTGGCCAGGAAAGGGAGTCCAGAGTCGAGGTTCCCAAGCCACCGACATTCAAGGGTGTCCGTGATGCCCTAGAGGTAGGCAATTTCCTTTGgcacttggaaaattatttCAGATGTAATCGGGTCAGGAGCGATGCAAACAAGATCAACACTGCCGCGTTTTATCTTTCTGACGTAGCCATGTTGTGGTGGAAACGCAAAGATGCTGACATCAAGAGGGGCACACGCACCATCGACACATGGGAACAATTCCTTGAGGAATTCAAGAAAGCTTTCTTCCCCAATAATATTGTTTATGAGATGAAGCGCAAACTCCGGTAGTTGAAGCAAACGGGAAGCATTAGGGCATATGTGAAGGAGTTCacaattttgaccctccaaattccCCAACTCATGGAAGATGACATGTTGTTCACCTTCATGGACGGGCTGCAGAATTGGGCGAGGACCGAGTTAGAGCAGCGTCAAGTAAAAACCATCGATGAGGCCATCACTCAAGCCGAGACCTTGACAGATTTCAAACATGATCGTTTGGACAAGGCAAAGGGCAAGGAGGCAAGGGGCAGTCAAGATAAAGGCGGGGGAGACCGTGGCCGAGGCAGAGAAGAGTCGGCACAACCCAAGCAGCAAGACACGCCCAAGTCCGATGGCAGACGGTTTGAACACCGGAAATTCTCGGAGAAGCGGATGCAGTCCAGTAGAGGAGACGGGTGCTACATATGTGGCGGACCTCACGGTTATGCTAGGTGCCCAGAGATGAAGAGCCTTAGTGCCATCGTCCGTGAGCAGAAGGAGAAGGAGGCACAAGACAAGGCGAAATCGGCAGACACCACTCAGTTGGGCATGGTTGGAATCTGTGGTGCCATAGCAAAGCAGGCTGACAACCCGAGGGATTTCAGTAAACAATATGTGGATATCTACATCAATGGGCAAGCAGTTCGGGCCATGGTAGATTCTGGGGCTGAATCCAACATTATGACCAAGACGGCGGCCGAAAAATTGGGACTGAAAATTGTTCCAAGCAACAATCGCCTCAAGACGGTCAATGCCCCACCAACTCCCGTGTGTGGAATTGCTCATGGGGTTAGAATCACTTTAGGACGGTGGAGAGGTAAGACAAACTTTACCGTAGCTCCCTTGGACATATCCGATGTTATTCTTGGGCAGGAATTCTTTCAACGTTGCCACACGATGATTGATCCCTACCTTTAACAACTCTTGGTGATGGAGGGGGGAAGGGTCTTGTATGGTGCCTCTTGTTAGGGTGCCGAAGAAAGACGGATATGCCCAACTGTCAGCCATGCAGATTGTGAAGGGCCTGAAGAAAGGAGCACCAACCTTCTTAGCCACCATCGCAAGTTCGAGTGAAGACCATGGTGCTATGGAGCCACTGCCACCCATCATAGAATCTATTTTGCAGGAAACGAGTGACGTGATGCCGGAGGAGCTGCCAAAAACTCTACCTCCAAGGCGTGAGGTAGACCACATGATCGAGCTAGAGGTGGGAGCCAAGCCACCTGCACTTGCACCTTATCGATGGCTCCGCCTGAGTTAGAAGAACTTAGGAAGCAATTGAAATAGCTCCTCAAAGCAGGTCTTATTCGTCCATCCAAGGCACCCTATGGAGCGCCGGTGCTGTTTCAGAAGAAGAAAGACGGGTCGATGCGTCTATGCATTGACTACAGGGCGCTCAACAAGATCACAATTCAGAACAAGTATCCAATCCCGCTGATCGCAGATTTGTTTGATCGACTTGGAGAGGCCAAGTATTTTACCAAGATGGATCTCCGGAAAGGCTACTATCAAGTGCGCATTGCAGAAGGGGATGAGCCAAAGACAGCATGCGTGACCAGGTATGGAGCATTCGAATGGTTGGTGATGCCCTTCGGCTTAACCAACGCACCTTCCACATTTTGCACgctgatgaacgagatttttcaCCCCTACTTGGACCAGTTCGTAGTAGTGTACTTAGATGACATAGTCGTCTATAGTAGCACTTTGCAAGAACATGTTGAACACTTGAAGAAGGTCTTCAAAGTCTTGCGGGAGAATCAGCTTTATGTCAAGCGGGAGAAGTGCGAGTTCGCCCAACCAAAGATACATTTCTTAAGCCATGTGATCAGTAAAGGTGAGCTTCGTATGGATGAGGCCAAGGTAAAGGCGATCCAAGATTGGGAAGCGCCTACGAAGGTGACCGAGCTACGTTCTTTTCTTGGACTTGCTAATTATTATCGTAGGTTCATTAGCGGATACTCCGCTATTGCTGCCCCACTGACCGAGCTGCTGAAGAAGAACAGGCCTTGGCTGTGGAGCGAGGAGTACGAAGAAGCGTTTGAAGGTCTAAAGGCTGCAGTTATTGAGGAACCAGTCCTGATGCTGCCTGACTTCACCAAGACCTTCGAGATCCATACGGATGCTTCTGACTTTTCCATTGGGGGAGTCTTAATGCAGGAGAAGCACCCCATAGCTTTTGAAAGCCGGAAGCTGAATGAAGCGGAACGACGGTACACTATGCAGGAGAAGGAGATGACGGCCATCGTACATTGTCTACGCacatggaggcattatctactAGGCTCCAAGTTCGTAGTAAAGACCGACAACGTTGCCACAAGCTATTTTCAATCACAAAAGAAGATCACTCCAAAGCAGGCTCGTTGGAAGGATTTCTTAAAGGAATTCGACTACAACTTGGAGTACAAACCCGGAAGGGGCAATGTGGTAGCTGATG
Proteins encoded in this region:
- the LOC109120442 gene encoding DNA damage-inducible protein 1-like, whose product is MEDDMLFTFMDGLQNWARTELEQRQVKTIDEAITQAETLTDFKHDRLDKAKGKEARGSQDKGGGDRGRGREESAQPKQQDTPKSDGRRFEHRKFSEKRMQSSRGDGCYICGGPHGYARCPEMKSLSAIVREQKEKEAQDKAKSADTTQLGMVGICGAIAKQADNPRDFSKQYVDIYINGQAVRAMVDSGAESNIMTKTAAEKLGLKIVPSNNRLKTVNAPPTPVCGIAHGVRITLGRWRGKTNFTVAPLDISDVILGQEFFQRCHTMIDPYL